Part of the Sphingobium lignivorans genome is shown below.
CTGCTCTACGCAGCGCTGCGGCGCGAGGACCATCTGACTCTCGACGCGCGTTTCCGGGCCAAGGCCCTGCGCATTCTCGCCGCAGGCCTGCTGATGGGCGGTGCCTTGCTGGCCGGCAATCGCGTACTCGATGCGTCCATGGCCGGCCCCTTCTGGGAGCGGATCGCGGCGCTGGCGCTGCTCTGCGGCGGGGGGGCGATCGTCTACGGGCTGGCGTCCATCGGCCTTGGCGCCTATCGCATTGCCGAACTCAAGGCGCAGTTGCGCCGCTCACCGAGACTTTGAGACCAATAGCAGAAAGCGGATCGATCCATGCGCGTGCTCTCCGGCATCCAGCCGACCGGCAATCTCCACCTCGGCAATTATCTCGGCGCGATCCGCAACTGGGTCGCCATGCAGGACAGCATGAGCGGTGATTCGCGCTGCTTTTTCTTCCTCGCGGACATGCACTCCATCACCGTGCACGAGACGCGCGAGCAGCGCCTCGCCAATGTGCGGGACATGACGGCCGCGCTGGTGGCTTGCGGCATCGATCCCGATCGCTCCGTGCTGTTCAATCAGGCCCGCGTGCCGGCCCATGCCGAGCTGTGCTGGCTGCTGTGCGGCACGGCGCGGATCGGCTGGCTCAACCGCATGACCCAGTTCAAGGACAAGGCAGGCAAGAACCGCGAAGGCGCGAGCGTGGGCCTGTATGTCTATCCGGTGCTGCAGGCGGCCGACGTGCTGCTCTACCAGGCGACGCATGTGCCTGTCGGGGAGGACCAGAAGCAGCATCTCGAGCTGACCCGCGACGTGGCGACCAAGTTCAATACCGATTTCGGCGTGGAGCTGTTCACGCTGCCCGATCCGATCATCCCGAAGGAAACTGCGCGCATCATGAGCTTGCGGGACGGCTCGGCGAAGATGTCCAAGTCCGATCCCAGCGACATGAGCCGGATCAATCTCACCGACGACAATGACATGATCGCCCAGAAAGTGCGCAAGGCGAAGACCGATCCGGAGCCGCTCCCCTCGGAAGTCGCCGGGCTGGCCGGCCGGCCGGAAGCGCTCAATCTCGTGGGAATCTACGCCACCATGATCGGCGCGACGCCCGACGCGGTCTGCGCGCAGTTTGCCGGGCAGGGCTTCGGCGCGTTCAAGCCTGCGCTGGCGGACCTGCTGATCGAGAAGCTGGCGCCGATCCGGCAGCGTTATACCGCGCTCAGGGCGGATCATGACGCGCTCGACGCCATTCTGGCCAGCGGTGCGGAGAAGGCATCGGCCGCGGCGGAGCCCACGCTGCGCGGCGCTTATGAAGCCATGGGCCTGATGCGCTGACCATCCGATCGAAAGTATTTTCGGGCCCGGGCCGGAACGCCGGCCGGATTGTCCGCCTGATCGCGCGCCGGGGCCTGCGGGTATCGGGGGCGGCGTTTCCAACGGCCCTCCGCTGCAACCGGAAAATCATTCGCGCATTCAAGTGGAGTTCATTTGCACCAAGGCAATCTGCTCCCTACTTCGTCTACAGGGCATCGGACGCCCGAGAAACGGACAAGATCATGACTTTCAAGCGCACTCTCCTGATCGCCGCGGCCTCTGCGCTGGCGCTGGGCGGCCTTTCGGCCTGCTCGACATCCTTCAAGGCAGACGTGGCGCGATTCCAGCAGCTTCCGCCTGCACAGGGCCAGAGCTTCACTGTCCAGCCGGCCGACCAGCGGCTCGCCGGCAGCCTGGAGTTCCAGCATTATGCCGATCTCGTCGCGCAGAGACTGACCGACCAGGGCTATACGCGCGCCACGGATCCCGCCGCGGCGCAGCTCGTGGTCCAGCTCGATTATGATGTCGACCGGGGCACCCAGCGCATCCGTTCGACCGGCTTCGGGCGCGATCCCTTCTTCTATGACCCGTTCTTCTATCCGGGCTATTATCGCGGCTGGCGCGGGCGCTACATGATGGGCTGGAATGATCCCTTCCTCTGGGGCCCCGGCTACAACGACATCGAGAGCTATCTTGTCTACCAGAGCCGGCTCAACATGCGGATCAACCGCGCGGCCGATGGCGAGCCGCTTTTCGAAGGCACGGCGCGCGCGCAATCGGTGAGCAACAAGCTCACTTATCTCGTGCCCAATCTGATCGACGCGCTGTTCACCGGCTTCCCCGGCCGGAACGGCGAGGAAATCAAGGTAACCGTGGCTCCCGAACCCCGCAAATAAGGACGGCGCGGGCTCGCCCGGCCGTCCACTTCGCCAGTCCGACGATGCGGCAACGCTGTCCGCGCCGGACGATCCGGCGCCGGGGGAATGCGCCGGTCAGGCGTTCGCCGGTCCCTGCAATCCCTTCTTGCGGAACAAGGTGCGATCAGGATCCTTGAAGGCGAGCCGCCAGACCAGCAGGCTGTAGACGCCCAGCATTGCCGGAATACCGATCACCAGTTCGACCCACTCGAAGCGCGCGGGCAGCAAAGTGAGGCTCATGCCGGCAATGGCGACGACGAGCCCGCAGATCACGAGACTGGCGCGCCAGATGCGGACCCGCTCATGCAGCAGGCGCCCCAGCAGCCAGGATTTGGCAAGCGCGCCGCAGGC
Proteins encoded:
- a CDS encoding DUF4136 domain-containing protein, producing the protein MTFKRTLLIAAASALALGGLSACSTSFKADVARFQQLPPAQGQSFTVQPADQRLAGSLEFQHYADLVAQRLTDQGYTRATDPAAAQLVVQLDYDVDRGTQRIRSTGFGRDPFFYDPFFYPGYYRGWRGRYMMGWNDPFLWGPGYNDIESYLVYQSRLNMRINRAADGEPLFEGTARAQSVSNKLTYLVPNLIDALFTGFPGRNGEEIKVTVAPEPRK
- the trpS gene encoding tryptophan--tRNA ligase codes for the protein MRVLSGIQPTGNLHLGNYLGAIRNWVAMQDSMSGDSRCFFFLADMHSITVHETREQRLANVRDMTAALVACGIDPDRSVLFNQARVPAHAELCWLLCGTARIGWLNRMTQFKDKAGKNREGASVGLYVYPVLQAADVLLYQATHVPVGEDQKQHLELTRDVATKFNTDFGVELFTLPDPIIPKETARIMSLRDGSAKMSKSDPSDMSRINLTDDNDMIAQKVRKAKTDPEPLPSEVAGLAGRPEALNLVGIYATMIGATPDAVCAQFAGQGFGAFKPALADLLIEKLAPIRQRYTALRADHDALDAILASGAEKASAAAEPTLRGAYEAMGLMR